The Cydia fagiglandana chromosome 4, ilCydFagi1.1, whole genome shotgun sequence genome has a window encoding:
- the LOC134664064 gene encoding protein abrupt isoform X2 → MATETGGAAAGAGAGVAGGAGGEQQYSLRWNDFHSAMVSSFRRLRDEEDFVDVTLACAGATFTAHKVVLSACSPYFRKLLKANPCQHPIVILRDVHDKDMESLLRFMYQGEVHIGQEQLKEFLRAAQLLQVRGLTDVPPTAPVPTLDQKASPQSASSWTETGSGGSREGGREREAREGRRARRPEEGAAGTPPPKRARSSDLYQAQMKTRTEQLLAQGSPERNGHELLFGQGLEQNAHLSALSNNLSGDGEESSSDAGASDTEGEPRAKQEPLDYDDPAHVANTNGALPHSFPGLLNLQGFPGLPGPSGIPDNFGGSRRTQDLLRVRATDPRPCPKCGKIYRSAHTLRTHLEDKHTVCPGYRCVLCGTVAKSRNSLHSHMSRQHRGISTKDLPVLQMPTRFDPELASQLLAKAGVKVSPEQLRARASPTGPRRCDIKLDAKSAASESSSICGDNDNDDLSQSRYGDLPVSPPHINSLANTTITKVPAVRALAARAAEGAHAPAPRRDDYPYTAGSTLIDTYLQYIGMPNINHLANLNAMHMDRKTYDEPSPQMGSLPPPPTTLAHQSFLKQMQRKYTDMGKPDITRDADEPLDLGKERQRSESVGEGDDKEGDKEYYGKEFSAEEERREEDEAPDEAGYSDEERKTS, encoded by the exons ATGGCGACCGAGACTG GCGGCGCCGcggccggcgcgggcgcgggggtcgcggggggcgcgggcggcgAGCAGCAGTACTCGCTGCGCTGGAACGACTTCCACTCCGCCATGGTCTCCTCCTTCCGCCGGCTGCGGGACGAGGAGGACTTCGTCGACGTCACGCTCGCCTGCGCCGGCGCCACCTTCACTGCACATAAG GTGGTGTTATCAGCGTGCAGCCCATACTTCAGGAAACTGTTGAAGGCGAACCCCTGCCAGCACCCCATCGTCATACTCAGGGATGTCCACGACAAGGACATGGAGAGCTTACTCAG GTTTATGTACCAAGGCGAGGTCCACATAGGGCAGGAGCAACTGAAGGAGTTCCTGCGAGCGGCGCAGCTGCTGCAGGTGCGGGGGCTGACCGACGTCCCGCCGACCGCGCCAGTGCCCACGCTCGACCAGAAAGCCTCACCA CAATCAGCGTCATCATGGACGGAGACAGGGTCGGGCGGGTCGCGGGAGGGGGGGCGTGAGCGGGAGGCACGCGAGGGCCGACGCGCGCGCAGGCCCGAGGAAGGCGCGGCTGGCACGCCGCCGCCCAAGCGGGCAAGATCCTCCGACCTCTACCAGGCGCAGATGAAAACTAG GACGGAGCAGCTACTAGCGCAGGGCAGCCCGGAGCGCAACGGACACGAACTGCTCTTCGGGCAGGGGCTGGAACAGAACGCGCACCTCTCGGCTTTATCTAATAACTTG TCTGGCGACGGCGAGGAGTCATCATCAGACGCCGGAGCCAGCGACACGGAGGGCGAGCCCCGCGCCAAGCAGGAGCCTCTCGACTATGACGACCCCGCACACGTGGCCAACACCAACGGAGCTCTCCCCCACAGCTTCCCTGGGCTGCTGAACCTGCAAG GATTCCCTGGACTTCCCGGACCATCAGGGATACCAGATAACTTCG GTGGTTCGCGGCGGACACAGGATCTCCTGCGCGTGCGCGCGACGGACCCGCGGCCGTGCCCGAAGTGCGGCAAGATCTACCGCTCGGCGCACACGCTGCGTACGCACCTGGAGGACAAGCACACCGTCTGCCCTGGATACCG ATGCGTTCTCTGCGGCACGGTGGCCAAATCCCGCAACTCGCTACACTCGCACATGTCGCGGCAACACCGCGGCATCTCCACCAAGGACCTTCCAGTGCTGCAGATGCCCACGCGGTTTGATCCTGAGCTCGCGAGCCA ACTCCTAGCAAAAGCCGGCGTGAAAGTGTCTCCAGAACAACTGCGCGCGCGAGCGTCACCCACCGGCCCTCGGCGGTGCGACATCAAGCTGGATGCCAAGTCTGCGGCTTCTGAGAGCAGCTCCATCTGCGGCGACAACGATAATGATGATCTGAGTCAGTCGCGCTATGGAGACCTGCCGGTTTCACCACCTC ACATAAACAGCCTGGCCAACACGACGATAACAAAGGTCCCCGCGGTGCGAGCGTTAGCAGCGCGCGCGGCAGAAGGTGCACACGCGCCGGCGCCACGGCGGGACGATTATCCGTACACCGCAGGCTCCACTCTTATTGACACCTATCTTCAGTATATCG GAATGCCAAATATAAACCACCTCGCCAACCTTAATGCGATGCACATGGACCGCAAGACGTACGACGAGCCGTCGCCACAGATGGGCTcgctcccccctccccccaccacgCTCGCCCATCAGAGCTTCCTCAAGCAGATGCAAAGGAAGTACACCGACATGGGCAAGCCGGACATCACGCGCGACGCCGACGAACCCCTCGATCTAGGGAAGGAGCGGCAACGCAGCGAGAGCGTCGGAGAGGGAGACGACAAGGAGGGTGACAAAGAGTATTACGGCAAGGAGTTCAGCGCGGAAGAGGAGCGGCGCGAGGAGGACGAGGCGCCCGACGAGGCTGGCTACTCCGACGAGGAGAGGAAGACGTCATGA
- the LOC134664064 gene encoding protein abrupt isoform X1 produces MATETVLSPGGAAAGAGAGVAGGAGGEQQYSLRWNDFHSAMVSSFRRLRDEEDFVDVTLACAGATFTAHKVVLSACSPYFRKLLKANPCQHPIVILRDVHDKDMESLLRFMYQGEVHIGQEQLKEFLRAAQLLQVRGLTDVPPTAPVPTLDQKASPQSASSWTETGSGGSREGGREREAREGRRARRPEEGAAGTPPPKRARSSDLYQAQMKTRTEQLLAQGSPERNGHELLFGQGLEQNAHLSALSNNLSGDGEESSSDAGASDTEGEPRAKQEPLDYDDPAHVANTNGALPHSFPGLLNLQGFPGLPGPSGIPDNFGGSRRTQDLLRVRATDPRPCPKCGKIYRSAHTLRTHLEDKHTVCPGYRCVLCGTVAKSRNSLHSHMSRQHRGISTKDLPVLQMPTRFDPELASQLLAKAGVKVSPEQLRARASPTGPRRCDIKLDAKSAASESSSICGDNDNDDLSQSRYGDLPVSPPHINSLANTTITKVPAVRALAARAAEGAHAPAPRRDDYPYTAGSTLIDTYLQYIGMPNINHLANLNAMHMDRKTYDEPSPQMGSLPPPPTTLAHQSFLKQMQRKYTDMGKPDITRDADEPLDLGKERQRSESVGEGDDKEGDKEYYGKEFSAEEERREEDEAPDEAGYSDEERKTS; encoded by the exons ATGGCGACCGAGACTG TGTTGTCACCAGGCGGCGCCGcggccggcgcgggcgcgggggtcgcggggggcgcgggcggcgAGCAGCAGTACTCGCTGCGCTGGAACGACTTCCACTCCGCCATGGTCTCCTCCTTCCGCCGGCTGCGGGACGAGGAGGACTTCGTCGACGTCACGCTCGCCTGCGCCGGCGCCACCTTCACTGCACATAAG GTGGTGTTATCAGCGTGCAGCCCATACTTCAGGAAACTGTTGAAGGCGAACCCCTGCCAGCACCCCATCGTCATACTCAGGGATGTCCACGACAAGGACATGGAGAGCTTACTCAG GTTTATGTACCAAGGCGAGGTCCACATAGGGCAGGAGCAACTGAAGGAGTTCCTGCGAGCGGCGCAGCTGCTGCAGGTGCGGGGGCTGACCGACGTCCCGCCGACCGCGCCAGTGCCCACGCTCGACCAGAAAGCCTCACCA CAATCAGCGTCATCATGGACGGAGACAGGGTCGGGCGGGTCGCGGGAGGGGGGGCGTGAGCGGGAGGCACGCGAGGGCCGACGCGCGCGCAGGCCCGAGGAAGGCGCGGCTGGCACGCCGCCGCCCAAGCGGGCAAGATCCTCCGACCTCTACCAGGCGCAGATGAAAACTAG GACGGAGCAGCTACTAGCGCAGGGCAGCCCGGAGCGCAACGGACACGAACTGCTCTTCGGGCAGGGGCTGGAACAGAACGCGCACCTCTCGGCTTTATCTAATAACTTG TCTGGCGACGGCGAGGAGTCATCATCAGACGCCGGAGCCAGCGACACGGAGGGCGAGCCCCGCGCCAAGCAGGAGCCTCTCGACTATGACGACCCCGCACACGTGGCCAACACCAACGGAGCTCTCCCCCACAGCTTCCCTGGGCTGCTGAACCTGCAAG GATTCCCTGGACTTCCCGGACCATCAGGGATACCAGATAACTTCG GTGGTTCGCGGCGGACACAGGATCTCCTGCGCGTGCGCGCGACGGACCCGCGGCCGTGCCCGAAGTGCGGCAAGATCTACCGCTCGGCGCACACGCTGCGTACGCACCTGGAGGACAAGCACACCGTCTGCCCTGGATACCG ATGCGTTCTCTGCGGCACGGTGGCCAAATCCCGCAACTCGCTACACTCGCACATGTCGCGGCAACACCGCGGCATCTCCACCAAGGACCTTCCAGTGCTGCAGATGCCCACGCGGTTTGATCCTGAGCTCGCGAGCCA ACTCCTAGCAAAAGCCGGCGTGAAAGTGTCTCCAGAACAACTGCGCGCGCGAGCGTCACCCACCGGCCCTCGGCGGTGCGACATCAAGCTGGATGCCAAGTCTGCGGCTTCTGAGAGCAGCTCCATCTGCGGCGACAACGATAATGATGATCTGAGTCAGTCGCGCTATGGAGACCTGCCGGTTTCACCACCTC ACATAAACAGCCTGGCCAACACGACGATAACAAAGGTCCCCGCGGTGCGAGCGTTAGCAGCGCGCGCGGCAGAAGGTGCACACGCGCCGGCGCCACGGCGGGACGATTATCCGTACACCGCAGGCTCCACTCTTATTGACACCTATCTTCAGTATATCG GAATGCCAAATATAAACCACCTCGCCAACCTTAATGCGATGCACATGGACCGCAAGACGTACGACGAGCCGTCGCCACAGATGGGCTcgctcccccctccccccaccacgCTCGCCCATCAGAGCTTCCTCAAGCAGATGCAAAGGAAGTACACCGACATGGGCAAGCCGGACATCACGCGCGACGCCGACGAACCCCTCGATCTAGGGAAGGAGCGGCAACGCAGCGAGAGCGTCGGAGAGGGAGACGACAAGGAGGGTGACAAAGAGTATTACGGCAAGGAGTTCAGCGCGGAAGAGGAGCGGCGCGAGGAGGACGAGGCGCCCGACGAGGCTGGCTACTCCGACGAGGAGAGGAAGACGTCATGA
- the LOC134664064 gene encoding protein abrupt isoform X4 has protein sequence MATETVLSPGGAAAGAGAGVAGGAGGEQQYSLRWNDFHSAMVSSFRRLRDEEDFVDVTLACAGATFTAHKVVLSACSPYFRKLLKANPCQHPIVILRDVHDKDMESLLRFMYQGEVHIGQEQLKEFLRAAQLLQVRGLTDVPPTAPVPTLDQKASPQSASSWTETGSGGSREGGREREAREGRRARRPEEGAAGTPPPKRARSSDLYQAQMKTRTEQLLAQGSPERNGHELLFGQGLEQNAHLSALSNNLSGDGEESSSDAGASDTEGEPRAKQEPLDYDDPAHVANTNGALPHSFPGLLNLQGFPGLPGPSGIPDNFGAALAGGALGYRPQCPLCGRVYSSTSNLRQHMLNVHSQTDRDQWFPCQHCGKKCKTKHYLINHQLQAHGIRQRQNS, from the exons ATGGCGACCGAGACTG TGTTGTCACCAGGCGGCGCCGcggccggcgcgggcgcgggggtcgcggggggcgcgggcggcgAGCAGCAGTACTCGCTGCGCTGGAACGACTTCCACTCCGCCATGGTCTCCTCCTTCCGCCGGCTGCGGGACGAGGAGGACTTCGTCGACGTCACGCTCGCCTGCGCCGGCGCCACCTTCACTGCACATAAG GTGGTGTTATCAGCGTGCAGCCCATACTTCAGGAAACTGTTGAAGGCGAACCCCTGCCAGCACCCCATCGTCATACTCAGGGATGTCCACGACAAGGACATGGAGAGCTTACTCAG GTTTATGTACCAAGGCGAGGTCCACATAGGGCAGGAGCAACTGAAGGAGTTCCTGCGAGCGGCGCAGCTGCTGCAGGTGCGGGGGCTGACCGACGTCCCGCCGACCGCGCCAGTGCCCACGCTCGACCAGAAAGCCTCACCA CAATCAGCGTCATCATGGACGGAGACAGGGTCGGGCGGGTCGCGGGAGGGGGGGCGTGAGCGGGAGGCACGCGAGGGCCGACGCGCGCGCAGGCCCGAGGAAGGCGCGGCTGGCACGCCGCCGCCCAAGCGGGCAAGATCCTCCGACCTCTACCAGGCGCAGATGAAAACTAG GACGGAGCAGCTACTAGCGCAGGGCAGCCCGGAGCGCAACGGACACGAACTGCTCTTCGGGCAGGGGCTGGAACAGAACGCGCACCTCTCGGCTTTATCTAATAACTTG TCTGGCGACGGCGAGGAGTCATCATCAGACGCCGGAGCCAGCGACACGGAGGGCGAGCCCCGCGCCAAGCAGGAGCCTCTCGACTATGACGACCCCGCACACGTGGCCAACACCAACGGAGCTCTCCCCCACAGCTTCCCTGGGCTGCTGAACCTGCAAG GATTCCCTGGACTTCCCGGACCATCAGGGATACCAGATAACTTCG GGGCGGCCCTGGCGGGCGGGGCGCTGGGCTACCGGCCGCAGTGTCCGCTGTGCGGCCGCGTGTACTCCTCCACCTCCAATCTACGCCAGCATATGCTCAATGTGCACTCGCAGACGGACCGCGACCAGTGGTTCCCGTGCCAGCACTGCGGCAAGAAGTGCAAAACGAAGCACTACCTCATCAACCACCAGCTGCAAGCGCACGGGATCCGCCAGCGACAAAACTCTTAG
- the LOC134664064 gene encoding protein abrupt isoform X3 has translation MATETVLSPGGAAAGAGAGVAGGAGGEQQYSLRWNDFHSAMVSSFRRLRDEEDFVDVTLACAGATFTAHKVVLSACSPYFRKLLKANPCQHPIVILRDVHDKDMESLLRFMYQGEVHIGQEQLKEFLRAAQLLQVRGLTDVPPTAPVPTLDQKASPQSASSWTETGSGGSREGGREREAREGRRARRPEEGAAGTPPPKRARSSDLYQAQMKTRTEQLLAQGSPERNGHELLFGQGLEQNAHLSALSNNLSGDGEESSSDAGASDTEGEPRAKQEPLDYDDPAHVANTNGALPHSFPGLLNLQGFPGLPGPSGIPDNFGATWPGGGEAKEQFPYNGTGEPHKPACPACGKRYSNNSNLKQHLLNVHAAPATPHRCPACGRAFKTRQYMQIHMNSIHGIKQRRRDNPVPPPAYPPLAPSADLDRYTYSSA, from the exons ATGGCGACCGAGACTG TGTTGTCACCAGGCGGCGCCGcggccggcgcgggcgcgggggtcgcggggggcgcgggcggcgAGCAGCAGTACTCGCTGCGCTGGAACGACTTCCACTCCGCCATGGTCTCCTCCTTCCGCCGGCTGCGGGACGAGGAGGACTTCGTCGACGTCACGCTCGCCTGCGCCGGCGCCACCTTCACTGCACATAAG GTGGTGTTATCAGCGTGCAGCCCATACTTCAGGAAACTGTTGAAGGCGAACCCCTGCCAGCACCCCATCGTCATACTCAGGGATGTCCACGACAAGGACATGGAGAGCTTACTCAG GTTTATGTACCAAGGCGAGGTCCACATAGGGCAGGAGCAACTGAAGGAGTTCCTGCGAGCGGCGCAGCTGCTGCAGGTGCGGGGGCTGACCGACGTCCCGCCGACCGCGCCAGTGCCCACGCTCGACCAGAAAGCCTCACCA CAATCAGCGTCATCATGGACGGAGACAGGGTCGGGCGGGTCGCGGGAGGGGGGGCGTGAGCGGGAGGCACGCGAGGGCCGACGCGCGCGCAGGCCCGAGGAAGGCGCGGCTGGCACGCCGCCGCCCAAGCGGGCAAGATCCTCCGACCTCTACCAGGCGCAGATGAAAACTAG GACGGAGCAGCTACTAGCGCAGGGCAGCCCGGAGCGCAACGGACACGAACTGCTCTTCGGGCAGGGGCTGGAACAGAACGCGCACCTCTCGGCTTTATCTAATAACTTG TCTGGCGACGGCGAGGAGTCATCATCAGACGCCGGAGCCAGCGACACGGAGGGCGAGCCCCGCGCCAAGCAGGAGCCTCTCGACTATGACGACCCCGCACACGTGGCCAACACCAACGGAGCTCTCCCCCACAGCTTCCCTGGGCTGCTGAACCTGCAAG GATTCCCTGGACTTCCCGGACCATCAGGGATACCAGATAACTTCG GAGCGACCTGGCCGGGCGGCGGCGAGGCCAAGGAGCAGTTCCCGTACAACGGCACGGGTGAGCCGCACAAGCCCGCCTGCCCCGCCTGCGGCAAGCGCTACTCCAACAACTCCAACCTCAAGCAGCACCTGCTCAACGTGCACGCCGCGCCCGCCACGCCGCACCGCTGCCCCGCCTGCGGCCGCGCCTTCAAGACGCGCCAGTACATGCAGATACACATGAACTCTATCCACGGCATCAAGCAGCGCCGCCGGGACAACCCCGTCCCGCCGCCCGCGTACCCGCCCCTCGCTCCGTCCGCCGACCTCGACCGATACACATACAGTAGCGCTTAA